The genomic stretch GATAGGTGCCCGCGTGGTCACCATGGACCCCGATGAACATGACAGGTGCGCGGCGGTCGTGAGCCATCTGCCGCACGTCATGGCGGCGGCTCTTGTCCTGCTCGCGCAAGAAGCGGCCGAGCGCAATCCGGTGCTGTTCGAACTCGTTGCCGGGAGCTTTCGCGACATGACGCGCGTAGCGGCCAGCCCGCCCGTCCTCTGGCGCGATATATGCCTGACGAACGCAAGCGCCGTAGGCGAATCGGCGGCGGGGCTCTTCTCCGCCATTGTCCGCGCGGTCGAGTATATGAGGTCCGGCGACTCGGAGTCCCTTGGGCGGTGGTTCGCCGACGCGAAGGCCGCGCGCGACGAGTTGTACGGGTGTTCAGAGTCGCAGGATCAGGGTCCGGCATCGGACTTCTCCGTCCCGCAGCCCTGAACACCGAACCATGCACTCCTGCTCAACCGATGCCCAGACAGCTTTCCATAGCCATAGACGGTCCGGCGGGATCCGGGAAGACGACCATCGCGCGAGAGGTCGCCCGCAGGCTCGGGTACAAGTACATAGACACCGGGGCAATGTATCGAGCCGCCGCCTGGAAGTCGCTTGAACTCGGCATACCGCTCGAGGACGAGAAACGCATTGTGCAGATGGTCGAGCGCATGGACATCCGGTTCGAGGTCGGCGACGGCTCCCGGATACTCGCCGACGGTCAGGATGTCTCGACCGCTATCCGTACGCCGGAGGTGACTCGCCTTTCCTCGCCGATATCGGCAATACCTGGTGTCCGCAGGCGGCTCGTCGCGCTCCAGAAAAAGATGGGAGGGGAGGGCGGCTGCGTCATGGAGGGCCGGGACATCGGTTCGGTCGTAATGCCTCACGCCGAAGTCAAGGTCTTCTTGACAGCCTCGGTCGAGGAACGCGCGCGCCGCCGTTACGCCGAGATGCTTCATTCCGGGATGCACGCAGACCTCGTCACTCTCAGGGGCGAGATCGAGGAGCGCGACCAGCGTGACAGCACACGCGCCCACAGCCCGCTCACTCGCGTACCGGATGCCGTCGAGATCGCCACCGACGGGATCACGATCGAACAGGTGGTCGAGATGGTGATGTCGCTCTGCCGGGAGAGATTGGCAGGGTAAGATGCTCTACCGTTTTGGCAGGTTCCTGAGCAGGCTCCTCTTTACTCTGACCGGCCGGCTGGAGAGCATCGGCTCGGAGAGCATCCCGGAGGCTGGAGGCGTGATCGTCTGCTCAAACCATATCAGCCATCTCGATCCGCCCGCGGTCGGCGCCGGAATGAGTCGGCAGGTCCACTTCATGGCGAAAGAAGAGTTGTTCAGAGTTCCGGTTCTCGGTGAGTTGATTCGGAGGGTCGGCGCGTTCCCGGTCCGGCGCGGGACGGCTGACCGTCGGGCGCTCAAGCGCGCGATCGAACTGCTGAATGAGGGCCACGTGGTCGGCTTGTTCCCCGAAGG from Armatimonadota bacterium encodes the following:
- a CDS encoding 1-acyl-sn-glycerol-3-phosphate acyltransferase translates to MLYRFGRFLSRLLFTLTGRLESIGSESIPEAGGVIVCSNHISHLDPPAVGAGMSRQVHFMAKEELFRVPVLGELIRRVGAFPVRRGTADRRALKRAIELLNEGHVVGLFPEGTRSTDGKLRSPEPGVGLIVLKSGAPVVPAAVSGTNRVLPSGSSRLRRHRCRVAYGSPMRFDDLAGSCDRSAVEEVGRRIMSAIAELQSPQGS
- a CDS encoding (d)CMP kinase, which translates into the protein MPRQLSIAIDGPAGSGKTTIAREVARRLGYKYIDTGAMYRAAAWKSLELGIPLEDEKRIVQMVERMDIRFEVGDGSRILADGQDVSTAIRTPEVTRLSSPISAIPGVRRRLVALQKKMGGEGGCVMEGRDIGSVVMPHAEVKVFLTASVEERARRRYAEMLHSGMHADLVTLRGEIEERDQRDSTRAHSPLTRVPDAVEIATDGITIEQVVEMVMSLCRERLAG